The following nucleotide sequence is from Natronosalvus caseinilyticus.
CACTCTCGAGAGCGCGGAATGCTGGCGTCCGCCGGCCTGGCCATCAGGTCGAGAAACGAAGGTCGGAATCCGTACCGTCACTAGCGGATCCTCGCAGTGGTTCGAACTCTTCCCCTACCGACCACCACTCCCGTCAGTCCTCGTTACTGCCCGTCACTCTCGTCGAAGGTACAAAACAGGTCGGACGAGCGATCGATCGAGTCGCACGGTTCGACCCTGAAGCGCAGGTCCGGCTCGAACGGGTGGCCGAATTCGAGACCGACGACGGCGCAGTTTTCGTCGACTTCGTCCGCTACGACGACGGACTGCCACTCGCCTTCCGTTCGTGCGTCGACGGTGAACGACTTCGCCTCGCCTGACCATCGACACTCGACGCTCTCGTGACTGGCGAGCACGTATCCATCTCCTCGTTCGGCCGCGTCGAGTTCCATCTCGGTTGTCAGAATCTCTGCATTCCCATCCAGGACGCGGGCCTCGAGCTGTTTCGGTTCCTCGGCGTGATTTATGCCGACGACCCCGGCCAGTTCGACGGTGTCGTCGAAAACGGAAAGACAGCCGCTGAAGCCTGCTACCGTACCCGCTGCGGTCGCCGAGAGATATCGCCGACGTTTCATACGCCAATATATTATTAGAATAGTAAAATAATATCGAAACATCGCGGACGACGCGATCGACAGTACCGGGATCGATTCGTTCTATCCGCAGCGAGTGCCGCGAGTGGCGTTCGACGGCGCCGACTCAGAGGAACCGGAACGTCTCGAGGTTCTTCGGCGCGAACGTCCGCATGTTGAACTCGTGGTAGAGCGCCGAGGAGAGGTCCTGGACGGAGCGTTCGTCGCCGTGGACGCAGAGGACCTTCTCGGGTCGGGGGTTCATCGTCCGGACGAAGTTCTCGAGGCCGGCGCGGTCGGCGTGGCCGGAGAAGCCGTCGACGGTGTCGACGTCCATGTTGAGCGTGAGCGTGCCGCGACCGTTCCCGTTACCGTTTCGGCTCATGCTCCCCACTTCGCTCGTCGGAATCTCGTCCCAGCCGTTCTGAATCCGACGGCCGAGCGTTCCCTGGGCCTGGTAGCCGACGAAGACGAGCGTCGAGTCCGGATCCGGACCGATGTGTGAGAGCCAGGACATGATTGGGCCGCCGGTGACCATCCCGGACGTCGAGAGGATGATGCAGGGACCGCCGTCAGCGACGTCCTGGCGTTCGTCCTCGCCGCCGTCGATGTGGTTGAACTCGTCGGCGAGGAACGGGTTCTCGTCCTCGTGGAAGATCCGATCCCGGAGGTCGTCGCGCAGGTACTCCGGATAGGTGGTGTGGATCGCCGTCGCCTCCCAGATCATCCCGTCCAGGTGGACCGGCATCGAAGGAATCTCGCCCTCGCGCATGGCCTCCTCGATGACGAGCATAATCTCCTGGGAGCGGCCGACGGCGAACGCCGGGATGAGCACCTTGCCGCCGCGCTCGGCCGTCTCCCTGATCACCTTCTTGAGTTTCTCCTCGGAATCGGCCTGATCGGTCTGGTAGTCGTTTCGCCCGCCGTAGGTCGACTCGAGGACGAGCGTCTCCACGCGCGGGAAGTCGTTGGTCGCGCCGTTGAACAGGCGTGTGTCCGTGTAGTGGATGTCACCGGAGAACGCGACGTTGTAGAGGCCGTCACCGATGTGGAAGTGCGAGACGGCGGAACCGAGAATGTGGCCCGCGTTGTGGAACGTGAGTTTGACGTCCGGCGCGATGTCGGTGACGTCGCCGTACTCGAGCGGGATCGTGTGTTTGATCGCCTCGCGGACCTGTTCGGACTCGTACGGTGGGGTTCGCCCCTCCTTGGCGGCGACGTCGAGGTAATCGAGTTGCAGGAGGCCCATGAGGTCGCGGCTCGGCTCGGTGCAGTAGATCGGACCGTCGTAGCCGTACTTGAACAGCAGCGGGAGCAGCGCGGAGTGGTCGAGGTGAGCGTGGGTGAGCACCACGGCGTCGATCGTCTGGGCGCCCGCGCCGAGCGCTTCGGGGACGTGGAGGTACGGCACCTCGCCTTCGGCACCGGGTTTGTCACCGCAGTCGATCAGAATCCGCGTTTCGGGCGTCGAGAGGATGAACGAGGCGCGGCCGACCTCTCGACAGCACCCGAGTGTCGTAATGCGGACCCACTCGTCGTCGGACATCTCCTCGCGGTGGATCTGTCGACCGACGCGCTCTAAGATGTCCCGGCGGTCGCTTCGCTCCTGTTTGAGGAAGTTGCGAACGTTCGAGACGGTCGAGGATTCGATCGGTGGGGTGCGGACGACCTCGGGCGTCCAGCCGACCTGTTTCGTGATCTCGCGAAGCGTCGAGCCGTGGCGACCGATCACCATGCCGGGCTTTGCGGCCTCGATAACCACTTCGCCCGTGTCGGCGTGGAAGTCCAGGTCCGTCACGCCCGCCTCCTCCGGAATCACGTCCATGATCTCCGCTCGAGCGGTGTCGGGCGGGGAAAGGACGTCCGGGTCGGGTCGGATCGTGATGCGCTTGCGAAGTTTGCTCGCGAGTTTTCGCACGAGGTCGCCCTGGCGGGCGAATTTCTTCGGATCGCGCGTGTAGACCACCAGTTCGGGGCCTTCGTATTTCACCGAGGAGACCGAGATGTCGTTCGGTAACTCGCTCGTGATCTCTGCTTTCAAATCGTCGAGTTGCTGCTCTACAGTACTCATAGTCGCCAGAGGTGGCTTGCGTGAACTCGTCGCCGGGCAGGTGCCGTCACGGCGAGGACACGGAACCAGATGCGGGTGACCGGTCGATCGCTGTCTACCCACACGAATCGACGAAGCCGGTTCGAAGCCGTCGAACGAACTGACCACGCCGATTCCGGTTCGGGTTCGGGTTCGGGTACGAATGGTCCACCGTATCGGATCATCGTCTCGAGTGTCCGGTGTCGTGCTGTGACGAGCACGCTCCCAGGTCGGTTAGCCTGGTTCGTGCGGGAAGATTCCAGGAAGAACCCGCTTATCGGAGCCTATCCGGTGCGTAGTATAAAAGTCTTCGCAACCCGAGTAGTTGATACGTCGACCCGACCCGCCCGAACGCACACGACGCTCGAGTCCGTAGGGCCGGTATGGACACGCTGACGCTGACGCCGGAGCGCGTCGTCGCCGAGCGCGACTGGGTACGAGATCGCGCGGAGACCGTCGTCTCGCTCATCAACGCCGTTCGAGACGAGTTTAGCGACCTCTTCGATACCGACGTCGAACCGGTCACCGAGGCGCAGTACCTCGAGGCGGTCGACGACGTCTTCGCCGACGGCGACCTCGCGGTCAACGTCGCCGGCATGATCGCCGTCCTCAGAGAACTCGACGTCGAGGGCGACTATCCGGGGTTCGTCGTCGACGAAATCGTCGGCCGAGAGCTCGCGGGCGCGATCGCCGGAACACAACCGCTCCGGACACTCGGGGAGGCCACGTTCCACTACGCGGACGTCCACCACCATGGTGGCGACGAAAATGCGGGTGTCGACGACCTCGAGGCGGCGCTCGCGGCCGGCTTTCAGGAGCGGCTACCGGGCTGGCCGTGGGTGGAGCGTGAGAGCCCCTTTAGCGTGCGATAGACGCGTGTCGCTACGCTCAGTCTCCGACGATAAACGCGTTCAGAACGCTATCAGGACGAGTTTTCGGACGAGTTCTCTTGTTGGTCTTGCTGATCTTGCTCGCCTTGCTGCCCTTGCTGTGCCTGCTGGCTCTGCACCTCCGCGAACCGACCGCCAGGCAAGAGCGCGCTGACGGCGTCGTCCTCGAGCGTGGCGACGAGCGGGCCGTCGTCGCCCTCGAGCAGGAGCAGCCCGTACTCACCGATGCTGCCGGCGACGGAGAGCCCCTCGGCGTCTTCGGCGTACGATTCGAACTCGGTGACGGCTTCGATCGTGAGTTCAACCTGCCGTTGTTGCAACTGGGCCTGGGCTTCCTGCTGGCTGATCTCGTCGTCTTGTATCTTCGTCCCGAGTTCCTGCCGGAGGGCGGCGAGTTCGGCCTGCCCCTCCTCGCTCGGCTCGACGACCGCGGCGATGCCGTCTTCGGGGTCGATCGTCGGCTCCTTGTTCGAGTACTCGGTGTCGTTCGAGCCGCCGGTGTCTTCCGTCTCGTTGCCGTCCGCCGGCGAGTCGTCCTGGGAGCGAAGCTGACTGCAACCAGCCAGCGAGGCGAGACCGGCTACGCCGGTCGCCTGGAGGACCCGTCGTCGATTGGGGGCAGCATCCATCGTGCCTTAGCGTCGAGGCCCGGCCGCCAATAAGCCTTGGCTATCGCAAGACGGAGCCTCGTTCCGGGCGGTTTTTACTCGCTCGAGTCCTGTCTCGACACGTGCGCCCTCTCCGCCGAAAGCACCTGTCCGAGCCACCAACCTCTCCATGACGACCGACGGCGACCCCCACTCCGTGACGCGACGATCACCCGTCACCAGTCTCGAGACACCCTCCCTCGCGACCGCTCGAGACGCCGTCCAGCGCGGCCTCGAGGACGACGCGCTCGTGACCGTCTTCGGGCGCTGTACGGTCGACTACGAGGGACGGGCGGCCAGCCGACTCGAGGCTGGCGACCGTCACGTCATGCTGAAGCCCGACGGCGCCGCACTCGTTCATACCGCGGAGGGTCAGCAGCCGGTCAACTGGCAGCCGCCGGGGTGTGAACACGCCGTCCGGGTCACAGATGGGGCGCTCGTCCTCCACAGCACGCGCTCGACCCCCGCGGAGGAACTCGTCGTCACCGTCGAGGACGTCCTCCAGGTGTCGACGTTCGCGATGTCCGACCCCGACTCGGTCGCCGTCGTTGGCACCGAGGCCGACCTCCGGGATCGCATCCTCGAGGATCCTGCCCTGCTCGAGCCCGGATTCACGCCGCTGGCGACCGAGCGCGAGACGCCCGCCGGGGCCGTGGACATCTACGGCGAGGACGACGCGGGACGCACGGTGGTCGTCGAACTCAAGCGACGGCGCGTCGGTCCGGACGCCGTCGGCCAACTCCGCCGGTACGTTGACGCCCTCGCTCGCGACCTCCACACCGAGGTCGAGTTGCGGGGTATTCTCGTCGCGCCCTCGGTAACCGATCGGGCGGGGCGGCTCCTCGACGAACACGGCCTCGAGTTCGTCGCGCTCGAGCCGACAGCTGATTGATTCTGGTGCTCGAGAGTTTCGCTCGGGTGGTCGTCGCGATCTTCTCTAGCTCGTCCCTCGACTTACTATGAAAAATATAGTACTGGACGTAGTTTGTCGCGATCTTTTCGACGGAAGCATTACGATGCTATAAAGTGACGTATGATACCATGAATCAGCCACCGTCATACTGCCCCTACTGTGGAGCGTCGGTAGAGGGCGTCGATTCCCCGATGCACTCGAGGGTCGAGACGCTGATGGTCTACCGCTGCGAGTCGTGCGACGACTACGTCTTCTACAACCCCACGCCAGGCGGGAGTGCCGTCGTCGTCAACGGCGACGCCCTGCTTCTCGTGGAGGACTTTCGCGCCTCCGGGGAGTGGAAACTGCCGTCCGGTCGAATCGAACTCGGCGAGTCGATGCGGGAGGGCGTCGCCCGCGAACTCGAGGAGGAAACCGGGCTCGTCGTCGATCCCGACGATCTGGTTTACGTCCACGACGAAGCGGGAGAGCCGGTTCCGGACCAGCATATGGTCAATGTCGAGTACGCTGTCCCCCGGTCGAAGACGAGCGGGACGCTCGAGGCCGGGTCTGACGCGACGGACGCCCGTTTTTTCACCCCCGACGAGTTCGAGTCCTCGTCGTTCATTCTCCGGGAGTCACACGTAGATCGGTTCGGTGACGAGAGTCTGCCGTGGCTCATGGAGGAGGCCAGGTCGGCACTCGAGCTGCAGTCGAACGCCTCACGCTGACGGATCGAGATACGGTCGAACGCCTCGAGTTAATTAAGTTCAGATGATGTCGGCGATGCGCCGCGGTTCGCCCTGGAGATTCGGCTGTTCGGCCACCATTTGCAACACCTCGTGGTCGGTCACGTCGGGGTAGGGTTTCCCGACGGCTTCCTCGATGAGGGCGCGCTCGAGGCGAAACTCGGTTCCTTCGTAGACGACGTCGACGCCAGCATCGTCGAACGCGAGCGTGGTCATACCGCCATCGAAGCGACGCGCGAGCAAAAAAGATGCGAACTGCGGGGCGTCCGTCCCCGCGACGTCGTCAGCGTTCGGCGCTCGAGGCCCCGTCTGCCGCCCGTCAGACGTTCGCGCGGGGTTTATTACCCGGGGGTCACATTGGCTCAGAGTGTGGCGTTCAGTAGCGATCCGCTCGACGAACTCGTCGTGCCGACGGGGACGGAAGCCGAGGAGCACGACCTCGTAACCGGCGGCGACGTGCTGGTCGGCGGTCGGTCGACGGTCGAGTTCGGCGTTCGCGGGCGAAACGTTCTCGCCGGCGAAGGCGCCAAGTTCGGCGGATCGATCGAGGCCGAGGGGGACTGTCGGCTCGACATGTGGTGTGAAGTGGCCGACAACGTCCTCGTCGGTGAGGACGCCTACCTCGGCGAGCGCGTTCACGTCGGCGGCGAACTCAAGGTCGCGGGCGACCTCGACATCGGCGACGACGTCGACATCGAGGAGGGGTTCGAGGCCAACGGCTGGATCGTCATCCGCAACCCGATGCCGACGATCATCTTCCTGTTCATGTACCTCAAACACCTCCTCCTGATCGGCGAGGAGGACGCCGCTCAGCAACTCATCTCCGAGGTCGTCGACGACGACACCGAACCCGAGACGGAACCGCTCGTCGTCCCGCGGAACGCGACCGTCAGCGACGACGCCTGGCGGGTCTCGACGCCGGCCCGAATCGGCGACGACTGCCGCCTCCACGGGAACGTCCGCGCGGAGTCGATTTCAGTCGGGACCAATGGCAACGTCTTCGGCAGCCTCCGGGCTCGAGGCGACATAGCGGTCGGCGAGGGAACCCGTATTCACGGCGACGTGACGACGCGCGACGGCGCCGTCGCGCTCGGACCCGACGTTCGCGTGCTAGGCGACGTCTCCTGTTCGGACCTCGAACTCGGCCCCGGCGCGGAGGTCGACGGCTCGATTCGAGCCAGCGGCGAAATCACGATGAATACGACGGAACGCGACCTCGAGTAGCGCACTCGAGTGGCGTCGGCGGCTCGCCGGTATACCGGCCTACCGACTTCGGTAGGGCGTTCTGACGACCGCGGTGTGACGCCTCGAGCGCGTGCTACCATCGCGTCCATCGGAAAAACCGGTTCGTGGGTCGAAAAAAACCGCCACGGCAGCGGATTTCACCACCATTCTTAATAACACCTGTTGTGATGGAACGTACTAGGCATGATACGAACAACCATACCACGTGAGTGGAGGCGAGTATGCGATCGGTAGTGCTGACGAAGGGCGTCCCGGACTTCTCGGAGGGGGCCGTCTCGTTCGACGAGGACGGCCACCTCGAGCGAGGGAAGACGCCGACGGTGATGAACCCGAACGACTACTTCGCGCTCCAGGCCGCCCTGCAGACGAAAGTTCGTCACGGCGGCCACGTCACCGGGATGAGTATGGGGCCGCCGAGTTACACGAGCGTTCTCGAGGAGGCGATGGGGTCGGTGTACGCCGACGACAGCATCCTGCTCTCGGATCGCGAACTCGCGGCGTCGGACACGTGGGCGACCGCGATCACGCTCTCGGCGGGGATCGAGAAGTACCAGGAGGAGATTGCGGACGTCGACCTGGTGTTCGCGGGCTTCAAGACGGCCGACGGGGAGACGGGTCACACCGGCCCGCAGACGACCTGGTGTCTCGACTGGCCGATCGTCACCCACGTCCTGGCGCTGGACATCGACCCCGACGAGCGGACGCTGCGAGCGAAACGCCTCGTCGAGGGCGACGTCGACGAGATCGAGACGGTCGAGGCGCCCCTGCCGTGTGTCGTCATCGCCGACCCTGAGTTCGAGCCGACTTACCGGAAGGCGGCTCACCGCCTCGAGCACAAGCGCCTGCGCGCGGAAACCGAGGAGCGCGTCGAGAATCACGACGACCACCTGACGACCTGGAACCACCAGGATCTCAACCTCGACCCGGACTACATCGGGCTGGACGGCTCGCCCACCATCGTCTCCTCGGTCGACCCGATTCCGAAGGCCCCCTCGGAACGGGAGGCCACGATGGTCGATCCGGGTGACGACGACGGAATGGGACAGGTCCTCGAAGAACTGCAGCCGTTTGCGACGGGTGACTGATCATGACACTGGATCCGGACGAGTACACGGTAGACGAACTACGCGACGAACTGGACGCGGTCGACGACCTCGAGACGGTCCAGTCGGTCCTCGAGGCCGAACAGACCGGGCAGAACCGGAAGACGGCCCGTGAGGTAATCGAGCGACGCCTCGAGGTACTCGGCGAAGACGCCGGGACCGAAACCGACGACGAGACCGAGGGCGAGTACGAGGAGACGCGGGAGGACGTCGGCGAGGATGCCGAAGGAGAGGAAGTAGCGACGGAGTCGGAGTCTGACGAGACGACTGAGGCCGTGGACGAAACGGCGGATGAGGACGAAGCGGAAGAACCGGAAGACGAGGAGGAAGAAGACGACGGACTCTCCCACCCAACTCGAGACAAAAAGCACGTCCGCGCGCTCCAGGGTGGCACCTACCGTGACATGTGGGTGTTCTGTGAGACCCAGCAGGGCGAACTGCTCGACGTCTCGAAGGAGATGCTCGGGAAGGCCCGAGAGCTGATGGACGACTACGCCGAGGAGTACGAGGAAGAGAACGTCGTCGCCTTTCTCATGGGCGACGACTGTCGGAACCTGGCCGAGGAGGCCATCGCCTACGGGGCCGACGTCGCCGTCTACCACGAGGACGACCGTCTGGAGCGCTTCCTGCACACGCCGTTCACCCGGATCACGGCGCACATGGCCCGCGGGCAGGGGACGGACGACAGTACGGACTGGCGCGACTACGACGAACCGCGCTACGCCCTCTACCCGGCGACGAACAACGGCCGAGACCTCTCGGCGCTCGTCCAGGGCGAACTCGACTCGGGACTGGCCTCCGACTGCTCGGACCTCTTCATCGAACCCGAGGAGATTTCGAACCCGGTCAAGACCGGCGAGCCCGGCGTCAAGAAGACGTTCGAGCGTGTCCTCCACATGAAGCGCCCGGACTTCTCGGGCTTCGAGTACTCGACCATCCTCTGTCTGGAC
It contains:
- a CDS encoding beta-CASP ribonuclease aCPSF1; protein product: MSTVEQQLDDLKAEITSELPNDISVSSVKYEGPELVVYTRDPKKFARQGDLVRKLASKLRKRITIRPDPDVLSPPDTARAEIMDVIPEEAGVTDLDFHADTGEVVIEAAKPGMVIGRHGSTLREITKQVGWTPEVVRTPPIESSTVSNVRNFLKQERSDRRDILERVGRQIHREEMSDDEWVRITTLGCCREVGRASFILSTPETRILIDCGDKPGAEGEVPYLHVPEALGAGAQTIDAVVLTHAHLDHSALLPLLFKYGYDGPIYCTEPSRDLMGLLQLDYLDVAAKEGRTPPYESEQVREAIKHTIPLEYGDVTDIAPDVKLTFHNAGHILGSAVSHFHIGDGLYNVAFSGDIHYTDTRLFNGATNDFPRVETLVLESTYGGRNDYQTDQADSEEKLKKVIRETAERGGKVLIPAFAVGRSQEIMLVIEEAMREGEIPSMPVHLDGMIWEATAIHTTYPEYLRDDLRDRIFHEDENPFLADEFNHIDGGEDERQDVADGGPCIILSTSGMVTGGPIMSWLSHIGPDPDSTLVFVGYQAQGTLGRRIQNGWDEIPTSEVGSMSRNGNGNGRGTLTLNMDVDTVDGFSGHADRAGLENFVRTMNPRPEKVLCVHGDERSVQDLSSALYHEFNMRTFAPKNLETFRFL
- a CDS encoding electron transfer flavoprotein subunit alpha/FixB family protein, with amino-acid sequence MTLDPDEYTVDELRDELDAVDDLETVQSVLEAEQTGQNRKTAREVIERRLEVLGEDAGTETDDETEGEYEETREDVGEDAEGEEVATESESDETTEAVDETADEDEAEEPEDEEEEDDGLSHPTRDKKHVRALQGGTYRDMWVFCETQQGELLDVSKEMLGKARELMDDYAEEYEEENVVAFLMGDDCRNLAEEAIAYGADVAVYHEDDRLERFLHTPFTRITAHMARGQGTDDSTDWRDYDEPRYALYPATNNGRDLSALVQGELDSGLASDCSDLFIEPEEISNPVKTGEPGVKKTFERVLHMKRPDFSGFEYSTILCLDNPDRDFHPQGASVIPGTFDVPEPDYDRDGLVVEHEMELEDEWFSVEITEYDTLEGGVDLTGHEVVVCLGRGIGDDPTRGMELGLELADAFEDAALGITRGIVTSSYQFEGHVEQYSKEERQIGETGQVVAPPLYIAAGVSGAVQHKVGMDESDTIVAINTDPEATIRDFSDYFIEGDLFEVLPRLTEAVKSGELPMEAATDGGEAE
- the nucS gene encoding endonuclease NucS is translated as MTTDGDPHSVTRRSPVTSLETPSLATARDAVQRGLEDDALVTVFGRCTVDYEGRAASRLEAGDRHVMLKPDGAALVHTAEGQQPVNWQPPGCEHAVRVTDGALVLHSTRSTPAEELVVTVEDVLQVSTFAMSDPDSVAVVGTEADLRDRILEDPALLEPGFTPLATERETPAGAVDIYGEDDAGRTVVVELKRRRVGPDAVGQLRRYVDALARDLHTEVELRGILVAPSVTDRAGRLLDEHGLEFVALEPTAD
- a CDS encoding DUF5800 family protein — translated: MTTLAFDDAGVDVVYEGTEFRLERALIEEAVGKPYPDVTDHEVLQMVAEQPNLQGEPRRIADII
- a CDS encoding NUDIX domain-containing protein, coding for MNQPPSYCPYCGASVEGVDSPMHSRVETLMVYRCESCDDYVFYNPTPGGSAVVVNGDALLLVEDFRASGEWKLPSGRIELGESMREGVARELEEETGLVVDPDDLVYVHDEAGEPVPDQHMVNVEYAVPRSKTSGTLEAGSDATDARFFTPDEFESSSFILRESHVDRFGDESLPWLMEEARSALELQSNASR
- a CDS encoding polymer-forming cytoskeletal protein, with protein sequence MAFSSDPLDELVVPTGTEAEEHDLVTGGDVLVGGRSTVEFGVRGRNVLAGEGAKFGGSIEAEGDCRLDMWCEVADNVLVGEDAYLGERVHVGGELKVAGDLDIGDDVDIEEGFEANGWIVIRNPMPTIIFLFMYLKHLLLIGEEDAAQQLISEVVDDDTEPETEPLVVPRNATVSDDAWRVSTPARIGDDCRLHGNVRAESISVGTNGNVFGSLRARGDIAVGEGTRIHGDVTTRDGAVALGPDVRVLGDVSCSDLELGPGAEVDGSIRASGEITMNTTERDLE
- a CDS encoding electron transfer flavoprotein subunit beta/FixA family protein, which encodes MRSVVLTKGVPDFSEGAVSFDEDGHLERGKTPTVMNPNDYFALQAALQTKVRHGGHVTGMSMGPPSYTSVLEEAMGSVYADDSILLSDRELAASDTWATAITLSAGIEKYQEEIADVDLVFAGFKTADGETGHTGPQTTWCLDWPIVTHVLALDIDPDERTLRAKRLVEGDVDEIETVEAPLPCVVIADPEFEPTYRKAAHRLEHKRLRAETEERVENHDDHLTTWNHQDLNLDPDYIGLDGSPTIVSSVDPIPKAPSEREATMVDPGDDDGMGQVLEELQPFATGD